Proteins encoded by one window of Micromonospora coxensis:
- a CDS encoding restriction endonuclease subunit S has protein sequence MSESFRRIRAADLISAGLLRVEDGNHGEYRPRRDEFSNVGTAFIRAADLTASGINFAGAEKINEAARSRIRKGVGAPCDTILSHKGTVGKVAFASADSPNFVCSPQTTVWRSLDHAEIDPRFLFYELQASGFQGQLTALKSESDMAPYVSLTEQRKLWLSLPPVPVQRAIAEMLGALDDKIAVNEQISRTASALASVYGQQFLSRADGDYVTLGEVADIAKGVSYRSADLESGNDRLVTLKCVGRDGRFQVEGLKRYSGDYKQSQVVKNGDIVVAQTDLTQRAEVIGRPVRVSVSGHAGRLVASLDLVAVRPGPYLSRETLLALLSTQAFREHSLSYCNGTTVLHMGARALPEFRFRLPSNKIVEAATDVMAPLLSRSDGARWEGKALADLRDTLLPGLMSGAIRVPSAEKAVEDAI, from the coding sequence ATGTCTGAGTCATTCCGGAGGATTCGAGCTGCCGATCTAATCTCCGCCGGCCTCCTTCGCGTCGAGGACGGTAACCATGGAGAGTATCGGCCTCGCCGGGACGAATTCTCAAATGTCGGGACGGCATTCATTCGTGCGGCCGATCTAACTGCTTCGGGCATCAACTTCGCTGGGGCGGAGAAGATTAACGAAGCGGCGCGATCGCGTATCCGTAAGGGGGTTGGCGCACCCTGCGACACAATCCTTTCTCACAAGGGGACCGTCGGTAAGGTCGCCTTCGCCTCGGCTGATTCTCCTAATTTCGTCTGTTCACCACAAACCACAGTCTGGCGAAGCTTGGATCATGCGGAAATAGATCCGAGGTTCCTTTTCTATGAGTTGCAGGCTAGTGGCTTCCAGGGTCAATTGACGGCCCTAAAGAGTGAGTCTGATATGGCTCCCTATGTGTCCCTAACCGAGCAGCGTAAGCTTTGGCTTTCGCTACCGCCTGTTCCAGTGCAAAGGGCAATCGCAGAGATGCTCGGCGCACTGGACGACAAGATTGCCGTTAACGAGCAAATCTCGCGAACGGCTAGCGCGCTTGCTTCCGTCTATGGTCAGCAGTTTCTCTCACGGGCTGACGGCGATTACGTAACGCTCGGGGAGGTCGCAGACATTGCCAAGGGCGTCTCGTATCGAAGTGCTGACCTTGAAAGTGGTAATGACCGACTGGTCACGCTGAAATGCGTTGGGCGTGATGGTAGGTTTCAGGTTGAAGGATTGAAGCGCTACTCGGGTGACTATAAGCAATCCCAAGTCGTCAAGAACGGTGACATCGTCGTTGCTCAGACCGATCTGACTCAACGGGCTGAAGTCATCGGTCGACCCGTCCGCGTCTCCGTTTCTGGTCATGCCGGCCGCCTTGTAGCGAGTCTCGACCTCGTTGCCGTGAGGCCGGGCCCATATTTGTCGCGTGAGACCTTGCTCGCTCTTCTCTCGACGCAAGCATTCCGCGAGCACTCGCTTTCATATTGCAACGGCACGACGGTTCTTCATATGGGAGCACGAGCCCTTCCGGAGTTCCGGTTCCGGCTACCATCCAACAAGATCGTTGAGGCAGCCACTGACGTAATGGCTCCTCTCCTTAGCCGATCAGACGGCGCGCGGTGGGAAGGCAAGGCGCTGGCAGATCTGCGGGATACCTTGCTACCAGGGCTGATGTCGGGAGCGATCCGGGTGCCGAGCGCCGAGAAGGCAGTGGAGGACGCCATATGA
- a CDS encoding helix-turn-helix domain-containing protein produces MTEDVGSTVPRRQLGRLLRQYRTEAGVTLDAAAEALEYSRQKIWRIECGMGPVRVLDVKAMCELYGVSAEMTEAMRGLATETKSKGWWHAYGDAVPSWFELYVGLESAAASLRQYQETVIPGLLQTREYIQALARIDQPAATDEERDHAVQVRLQRQSLLTRRLPQPPRLDVIVSEAVLRRRVGGETVMTGQLSALVNASERPNISLRVVPLAAGPHVGAVAGSFVILDFPATKGGRATPEPSVVYSESLTGALYLDKPAELQAYEAAFASVARLAQGEAESRDTIKRITGEMRHD; encoded by the coding sequence GTGACCGAGGACGTCGGATCGACCGTGCCGCGCCGGCAACTCGGCCGGCTGCTGCGGCAGTACCGCACCGAGGCCGGCGTGACCCTTGACGCCGCCGCCGAAGCTCTCGAATACAGCCGGCAGAAGATCTGGCGGATCGAGTGCGGCATGGGCCCGGTCCGGGTGCTCGACGTCAAGGCGATGTGCGAGCTGTACGGGGTATCCGCGGAGATGACCGAAGCGATGCGCGGGCTCGCCACGGAGACGAAGTCCAAGGGCTGGTGGCACGCGTACGGGGACGCGGTGCCGAGCTGGTTCGAGCTGTACGTGGGGTTGGAGTCCGCGGCCGCCTCACTGCGTCAGTACCAGGAAACTGTAATTCCGGGACTGCTGCAGACCCGTGAATACATCCAAGCGCTCGCCCGTATTGACCAGCCGGCCGCGACCGACGAGGAGCGCGACCACGCGGTTCAGGTACGCCTCCAGCGACAGAGCCTGCTGACCCGTCGCCTGCCGCAGCCACCCAGGTTGGACGTGATCGTCTCTGAGGCCGTCCTTCGACGCCGGGTCGGCGGAGAGACGGTCATGACTGGTCAGCTCAGCGCGCTCGTGAATGCTTCCGAACGTCCCAACATCTCGCTCCGGGTGGTGCCGTTGGCTGCGGGTCCGCACGTCGGTGCCGTGGCCGGCTCGTTCGTCATCCTCGACTTCCCCGCCACCAAGGGCGGCCGGGCCACACCCGAGCCGTCCGTCGTGTACAGCGAATCGCTCACCGGGGCGCTCTACCTCGACAAGCCTGCGGAACTGCAGGCCTACGAGGCCGCGTTCGCGAGTGTCGCTCGCCTGGCACAAGGTGAGGCAGAATCGAGAGACACGATCAAGAGGATCACCGGGGAGATGCGGCATGACTGA
- a CDS encoding DUF4352 domain-containing protein, which translates to MRRTTALALAAAALVALGCGAGSTDETSSSSGGDGAAKGDDKAAKTAKIGQPARDGKFEFTVKSTKCGVAKVGDSVLGEKAQGQFCLVTINVKNIGKESQMFDGSSQKAYAADGTEYSADGGAAIYANKNAETFLNEINPGNQVTGVVVFDIPKNVKLAKLELHDSPFSGGVDVALG; encoded by the coding sequence ATGCGTAGGACGACCGCCCTTGCTCTGGCCGCCGCCGCCCTCGTGGCACTCGGCTGCGGCGCCGGCTCCACCGACGAGACCAGCAGCTCGAGCGGTGGCGACGGTGCCGCCAAGGGCGACGACAAGGCGGCGAAGACCGCGAAGATCGGCCAGCCGGCCCGGGACGGGAAGTTCGAGTTCACCGTCAAGTCGACCAAGTGCGGCGTCGCCAAGGTCGGCGACAGCGTGCTCGGCGAGAAGGCGCAGGGCCAGTTCTGCCTGGTCACGATCAACGTCAAGAACATCGGCAAGGAATCGCAGATGTTCGACGGCAGCAGCCAGAAGGCGTACGCGGCCGACGGCACCGAGTACTCCGCCGACGGCGGGGCCGCCATCTACGCCAACAAGAACGCCGAGACGTTCCTCAACGAGATCAACCCCGGCAACCAGGTCACCGGCGTCGTCGTCTTCGACATCCCGAAGAACGTCAAGCTCGCCAAGCTCGAGCTGCACGACTCGCCGTTCTCCGGCGGCGTCGACGTGGCGCTCGGCTGA
- a CDS encoding GmrSD restriction endonuclease domain-containing protein: MGFQTPQYKLSKLLEQAGNGTIQLPDFQRGYKWDEERVRSLLVTVTLGHPLGVLMLLQTGNDQVRFKPKAIEGTPPEAGQESPDLLLLDGQQRLTSLYQSLTGSGVVDTEDTRKKQVKRRFYIDIARALEDPARRDEAIVTMPGDGIERTNFGKDIRLDVSTPDKERVHGFFPFRLVYDTPGQLDWLWKFPGATGDGAARMALIHRFQAEILTPMQSYEIPAIELDRSTTKGAVATVFEKVNTGGLPLNVFELLTATFAGDAAYFAQHGDDFRLNDDWQLTDQVIAAHPVLHGIRNTDFLQAVTLLVTAHGKSFTSARKEDVLRLELSDYLAWADKVRAALVWVAQFLRDEHIHRARDIPYPTQLVPLAVIRVILGEEADVYGVRNRLRQWFWCGILGELYGGATETRFARDVDQVPGWARAGISGNTDVPVPATVSAATFAESRLLSLRTRQSAAYKGLHALLMAQGAKDWRFNKSFDYTQYLALDVDIHHIFPKKWCNDNEVPRNLRESIVNKTPLAAKTNLLIGGASPATYMRKLETAAGLDSDELDAIVGAHLIDTKALRHADFEAFFLARRRALLGLVEQAMGKRAQQDVEAGALTGGEEAPEAFADEADDPEDTDVIVSVVSS, encoded by the coding sequence GTGGGGTTCCAGACGCCGCAGTACAAGCTGTCCAAGCTCTTGGAGCAGGCGGGCAACGGCACCATCCAACTGCCCGACTTCCAGCGTGGTTACAAGTGGGACGAGGAGCGCGTTCGGTCGCTGCTCGTCACGGTGACGCTGGGGCACCCGCTTGGCGTGCTGATGCTGCTGCAGACAGGTAACGACCAGGTGCGGTTCAAGCCGAAGGCGATCGAGGGTACGCCGCCGGAGGCGGGACAGGAGAGTCCCGACCTGCTTCTCCTCGACGGGCAGCAACGTCTCACGTCGCTGTACCAGTCGTTGACCGGCTCGGGCGTGGTCGACACCGAGGACACGAGGAAGAAGCAGGTGAAGCGGCGCTTCTACATCGACATCGCACGCGCCCTCGAAGACCCGGCGCGCCGGGACGAGGCGATCGTCACCATGCCGGGTGACGGCATCGAGCGGACCAACTTCGGTAAGGACATCCGCCTCGACGTCTCCACGCCGGACAAGGAACGCGTGCACGGCTTCTTCCCGTTCCGGCTCGTCTACGACACTCCTGGGCAACTGGACTGGCTGTGGAAATTCCCGGGCGCGACGGGGGACGGGGCCGCCCGAATGGCGCTCATCCACCGCTTCCAAGCCGAGATCCTCACGCCCATGCAGAGCTACGAGATCCCGGCCATCGAGCTGGACAGGTCGACCACCAAGGGCGCGGTTGCCACCGTCTTCGAGAAGGTGAACACGGGTGGCCTTCCCCTCAACGTCTTCGAGCTGCTGACGGCGACCTTCGCCGGCGACGCCGCATACTTCGCCCAGCACGGCGACGACTTCCGTCTCAACGATGACTGGCAACTGACGGATCAGGTCATCGCCGCGCATCCGGTGCTGCACGGGATTCGCAACACCGACTTCCTCCAGGCGGTGACGCTTCTGGTGACTGCGCACGGCAAGTCGTTCACGTCCGCTCGGAAGGAGGACGTGCTGCGGCTGGAGCTGAGTGACTACCTCGCCTGGGCCGACAAGGTTAGAGCCGCGCTGGTGTGGGTGGCCCAGTTCCTCCGCGACGAGCACATCCACCGCGCGCGGGACATCCCGTACCCGACACAGCTCGTGCCGCTGGCCGTGATCCGGGTGATCCTCGGCGAGGAGGCGGATGTCTACGGCGTCCGCAACCGTCTCCGCCAGTGGTTCTGGTGCGGCATCCTCGGTGAGTTGTACGGCGGTGCCACCGAGACTCGCTTCGCGCGAGACGTGGACCAGGTCCCCGGCTGGGCGAGAGCGGGGATATCCGGCAACACCGACGTTCCGGTCCCGGCCACCGTATCGGCCGCGACCTTCGCCGAGTCTCGTCTGCTGTCCCTGCGCACCCGGCAGTCAGCCGCCTACAAGGGTCTGCATGCGCTGCTGATGGCTCAGGGAGCCAAGGACTGGCGCTTCAACAAGTCCTTCGACTACACCCAGTACCTGGCCCTCGATGTCGACATCCACCACATCTTTCCCAAGAAGTGGTGCAACGACAACGAGGTTCCGCGGAACCTGCGCGAGAGCATCGTCAACAAGACGCCGTTGGCGGCGAAGACCAACCTGCTCATCGGCGGTGCTTCGCCCGCCACCTATATGCGGAAGCTCGAAACCGCCGCCGGCCTTGATTCCGACGAACTGGACGCGATCGTCGGTGCCCACCTGATCGACACGAAGGCGCTGCGGCACGCCGATTTCGAGGCGTTCTTCCTGGCTCGTCGGCGTGCCTTGCTCGGGCTGGTCGAGCAGGCAATGGGGAAGCGGGCGCAGCAGGACGTCGAGGCGGGAGCGTTGACGGGCGGTGAGGAGGCACCGGAGGCGTTCGCCGACGAAGCCGACGACCCGGAGGACACTGACGTGATCGTGTCGGTTGTGAGTAGCTGA
- a CDS encoding type I restriction endonuclease subunit R, with protein MTEAQWEALALDAMAEMGWEFAAGSSIAPGTGERESWAELILPCRLRDAVARLNPQLPPAQVDEAVAQVLSARSRDAVTENRRLHELMVKGIRSIVYTDRHGAEHNPTIRLVDFRDEAANDYLVANQVTVTEGDHKRRFDVVCYLNGLPVGMVELKKAGDAYADLRGAHRQVSTYVEELPLAFRANVVCVVSDGITARYGTAFTPLEHYAPWNVDENGEPVPQPPQSDDDLALNLALYGLFTPRRFLDLLHGYVAFAEARGGALKRIAKPHQYFAVEKAVRKTVEATRSDGKAGVVWHTQGSGKSMEMEFYAHQIATHPSMGNPTIVVITDRTDLDEQLLEAFAASELLPERPVQAVTRESLRNELTNRRTGGIIFTTLQKFGRTRDERDAGRKHPLLSDRRNIIVIVDEAHRSHYDSLDGYARHLRDALPHATLIAFTGTPISEADRDTRAVFGDYIDIYDLTRAVDDGATVRVYHESRLIPVDLPADIDPETIDERADTLTAGLDDAEKARIQRTVAVMNAIYGAPHRVEALAADLVEHWQARSEQMRKYIGGPGKAMIVCATRDICARLYDEMIARLPEGWHSDADDLGKIKVVYTGGPDDEPHIRKHVRRPSQTKVIRNRAKNPDDELELIIVQSMLLTGFDSPPLHTLYLDKPMRGAALMQALARVNRTFRGKQDGLLVGYAPITQSLHEALAEYTKSDQDTKPVGRDTGEAVASVRDLHGVLCGTILAGYDWRGVLNSDAKNAFTNAVLGTIDHLRDPSLPENQPEPGEPTLAERFRQAAAKLDRLYALCASSGDINDLRDDIAFFQAVRVWMAKYDVEDRRSRGMPIPAEVALYLRELTAGVIEAGGVTDIYAAAGIDRPDLSHLDEAYLEKLRASKTPNLAIEALRRAIEQTMRKVTRHNIVRQEAFSARLVELMRRYTNQNLTSAEIIAELVAMAKEVSAEANRGQQFSPALTDDELAFYDAVADNASALAEMGEGQLAGIARDLVASVRRSITVDWTSRDDVRAKLRSTIKRLLAVHGYPPDAAEEAIRRVLQQTETFAEEWSPAA; from the coding sequence ATGACCGAAGCGCAGTGGGAAGCGTTGGCGCTGGATGCAATGGCCGAGATGGGCTGGGAGTTCGCAGCCGGATCCTCGATCGCGCCGGGAACTGGTGAGCGGGAGTCGTGGGCGGAGCTGATCCTGCCCTGCCGGTTGCGCGACGCCGTCGCCCGGCTCAACCCGCAGCTTCCACCCGCCCAAGTCGACGAGGCGGTCGCCCAAGTGCTCAGCGCCCGGTCTCGTGACGCCGTCACCGAAAACCGCCGGCTGCACGAGCTGATGGTCAAGGGCATCCGGTCCATCGTCTACACCGACCGGCACGGTGCCGAGCACAACCCGACCATCCGACTGGTCGACTTCCGCGACGAGGCCGCCAACGACTACCTGGTCGCCAACCAGGTGACCGTCACCGAGGGCGACCACAAACGGCGGTTCGACGTCGTCTGCTACCTCAACGGCCTGCCGGTCGGGATGGTCGAGCTGAAGAAGGCCGGCGACGCGTACGCCGATCTGCGGGGTGCCCACCGCCAGGTCAGCACCTACGTCGAGGAGTTGCCGTTGGCCTTCCGGGCCAACGTCGTCTGCGTCGTGTCGGACGGCATCACCGCTCGCTACGGGACCGCCTTCACGCCGTTGGAGCACTACGCGCCGTGGAACGTCGACGAAAATGGCGAACCGGTGCCGCAGCCGCCACAGAGTGACGACGACCTGGCGCTGAACCTGGCCCTGTATGGGCTGTTCACCCCGCGCCGGTTCCTGGACCTGCTGCACGGCTACGTCGCCTTCGCCGAAGCGCGGGGCGGGGCGCTCAAGCGCATCGCCAAGCCGCACCAGTATTTCGCGGTGGAGAAGGCCGTCCGCAAGACCGTCGAGGCGACCCGCAGCGACGGGAAGGCCGGCGTCGTCTGGCACACGCAGGGCTCCGGCAAGTCGATGGAGATGGAGTTCTACGCCCACCAGATCGCCACCCATCCGAGCATGGGCAACCCGACGATCGTGGTCATCACCGACCGTACCGATCTGGACGAGCAACTCCTGGAGGCGTTCGCCGCGAGCGAGCTGCTGCCGGAGCGGCCGGTGCAGGCGGTCACCCGGGAGAGCCTGCGTAACGAGCTGACCAACCGGCGCACCGGCGGGATCATCTTCACGACGCTGCAGAAGTTCGGCCGTACCCGCGATGAGCGGGACGCGGGCCGCAAGCATCCGCTGCTGTCGGACCGGCGCAACATCATCGTGATCGTCGACGAGGCGCACCGCAGCCATTACGACAGCCTGGACGGCTACGCCCGGCACCTGCGTGACGCACTGCCGCACGCGACGTTGATCGCCTTCACCGGCACGCCGATCTCCGAGGCGGATCGTGACACCCGGGCCGTCTTCGGCGACTACATCGACATCTACGACCTGACCCGGGCCGTCGATGACGGTGCGACGGTCCGCGTCTACCACGAGAGCCGGCTCATCCCGGTGGACCTGCCGGCGGACATCGACCCGGAGACGATCGACGAGCGGGCCGACACGCTGACCGCCGGGCTGGACGACGCCGAGAAGGCCCGCATCCAGCGCACGGTCGCGGTGATGAACGCGATCTACGGCGCCCCCCACCGGGTCGAGGCTCTTGCCGCCGACCTGGTCGAGCACTGGCAGGCGCGCTCCGAGCAGATGCGCAAGTACATCGGCGGGCCCGGCAAGGCCATGATCGTGTGCGCGACTCGGGACATCTGCGCGAGGCTCTACGACGAGATGATCGCGCGGCTGCCCGAGGGCTGGCACTCCGACGCCGACGACCTCGGCAAGATCAAGGTGGTCTACACCGGCGGCCCTGACGACGAGCCGCACATCCGCAAGCACGTGCGGCGGCCCTCGCAGACCAAGGTCATCCGGAACCGGGCGAAGAACCCCGACGACGAGCTGGAACTCATCATCGTCCAGTCGATGCTGCTCACCGGGTTCGACTCTCCACCGCTGCACACGCTCTACCTCGACAAGCCGATGCGCGGCGCGGCGCTGATGCAGGCCCTCGCCCGGGTCAACCGGACCTTCCGCGGCAAGCAGGACGGCCTGCTGGTGGGCTACGCGCCGATCACTCAGAGCCTGCACGAGGCGCTCGCCGAATACACCAAGAGCGACCAGGACACCAAGCCGGTCGGTCGGGACACCGGCGAGGCGGTCGCCAGCGTCCGGGACCTGCACGGCGTCCTCTGCGGGACGATCCTGGCCGGGTACGACTGGCGCGGCGTGCTGAACTCCGACGCCAAGAACGCCTTCACCAACGCGGTCCTCGGCACCATCGACCACCTGCGCGACCCGAGCCTGCCGGAGAACCAGCCCGAGCCGGGCGAGCCGACCCTCGCCGAACGCTTCCGGCAGGCCGCCGCCAAGCTCGACCGGCTCTACGCGCTCTGCGCCAGCAGCGGCGACATCAACGACCTCCGCGACGACATCGCCTTCTTCCAGGCCGTACGCGTCTGGATGGCCAAGTACGACGTGGAGGACCGCCGGTCCCGGGGGATGCCCATTCCCGCCGAGGTGGCACTATACCTGCGGGAACTCACCGCCGGCGTCATCGAGGCCGGTGGGGTCACCGACATCTACGCGGCCGCCGGCATCGACCGGCCCGACCTGTCTCATCTGGACGAGGCGTACCTGGAGAAGCTGCGTGCCTCCAAGACGCCGAACCTCGCCATCGAGGCGCTGCGGCGGGCCATCGAGCAGACCATGCGGAAGGTCACCCGGCACAACATCGTGCGCCAGGAAGCCTTCTCCGCGCGTCTGGTCGAGCTGATGCGCCGCTACACCAACCAGAACCTGACATCCGCCGAGATCATCGCCGAGCTGGTGGCCATGGCGAAGGAGGTGAGCGCGGAGGCCAACCGTGGGCAGCAGTTCAGCCCGGCGCTCACCGACGACGAACTCGCCTTCTACGACGCAGTCGCGGACAACGCATCGGCCCTGGCCGAGATGGGGGAGGGGCAGCTCGCCGGCATCGCCCGCGACCTGGTGGCGTCCGTCCGCCGGTCCATCACCGTCGACTGGACCTCCCGCGACGACGTACGCGCCAAGCTTCGCTCCACCATCAAGCGCCTGCTCGCCGTTCACGGCTACCCGCCGGACGCCGCAGAGGAGGCCATTCGACGGGTGCTCCAGCAAACCGAAACCTTCGCCGAAGAGTGGTCGCCTGCGGCTTGA
- a CDS encoding class I SAM-dependent DNA methyltransferase, translating into MTSKTDRTARTDTRSTMPPRKRAAGQNALPGMPTMADLRDTLWKAADKLRGSMDAAQYKDFVLGLVFLKYVSDSFEERRAQIKQEVLDQGIPEARVDAFLDDVDEYTGHGVFWVPAEGRWGHLAERAKGGEIGLLLDNAMDAIMKSNPALLGVLPKIFNRENVDQRRLAELVDLISDARFTGHGDRPARDVLGEVYEYFLEKFARAEGKRGGEFYTPRSVVKLLVEMLEPYSGRVYDPCCGSGGMFVQAEKFVLSHTGRRDDIAVYGQESNERTWRLAKMNLAIHGISGNLGPRWEDTLHADKHPDLRADFVLANPPFNMSDWARSVEDPRWRYGVPPAGNANFAWLQHIVAKLGERGTAGVVLANGSMSSKQSGEGEIRAAMVEADLVSCMVALPPQLFRTTQIPACLWFFAKDKGPQGAKRLADRRGEVLFINAQNMGTMVDRTERVLTEEDIARIAGVYHAWRGTASARTDDRKYEDEPGFCYSATLDAIREHNHVLAPGRYVGAAEVDATGEEPLPEKIERLKKDLYALFDESARVEQVARMQLERLDV; encoded by the coding sequence GTGACCAGCAAGACTGATCGCACCGCACGAACGGATACGAGGAGCACCATGCCCCCCAGGAAGAGGGCGGCCGGGCAGAACGCACTGCCCGGCATGCCGACCATGGCCGACCTTCGCGACACCCTCTGGAAGGCCGCCGACAAGCTCCGCGGCTCGATGGATGCCGCGCAGTACAAGGACTTCGTCCTGGGCCTGGTCTTTCTCAAGTACGTCTCCGACTCGTTCGAGGAGCGGCGCGCGCAGATCAAGCAGGAGGTGCTCGATCAGGGCATCCCCGAGGCCCGGGTGGACGCCTTCCTCGACGACGTCGACGAATACACGGGCCACGGCGTGTTCTGGGTACCGGCGGAGGGCCGCTGGGGGCACCTGGCGGAGCGGGCCAAGGGCGGCGAGATCGGGCTGCTGCTCGACAACGCCATGGACGCCATCATGAAGTCCAACCCGGCGCTGCTCGGCGTGCTGCCGAAGATCTTCAACCGCGAGAACGTCGACCAGCGGCGGCTCGCCGAACTGGTAGACCTGATCAGCGACGCCCGGTTCACCGGCCACGGCGACCGGCCCGCGCGCGACGTGTTGGGTGAGGTCTACGAGTACTTCCTGGAGAAGTTCGCCCGGGCCGAGGGTAAGCGCGGCGGCGAGTTCTACACCCCGCGCAGCGTGGTCAAGCTGCTGGTCGAGATGCTGGAGCCCTACTCGGGCCGGGTCTACGACCCGTGCTGCGGATCGGGCGGCATGTTCGTGCAGGCCGAGAAGTTCGTGCTCAGCCACACGGGCCGCCGCGACGACATCGCCGTCTACGGCCAGGAGTCGAATGAGCGCACCTGGCGGCTGGCGAAGATGAACCTCGCCATCCACGGCATCTCCGGCAACCTCGGGCCGCGCTGGGAGGACACCCTCCACGCCGACAAGCACCCCGACCTGCGCGCCGACTTCGTGCTGGCCAACCCGCCGTTCAACATGTCGGACTGGGCGCGCAGCGTCGAGGACCCGCGCTGGCGCTACGGTGTGCCGCCGGCGGGTAACGCCAACTTCGCCTGGCTCCAGCACATCGTGGCGAAGCTCGGGGAGCGGGGGACGGCGGGCGTGGTGCTCGCCAACGGCTCGATGTCGTCGAAGCAGTCGGGCGAGGGTGAGATCCGGGCGGCCATGGTCGAGGCGGATCTCGTCTCGTGCATGGTGGCGCTGCCGCCGCAGCTCTTCCGTACCACCCAGATCCCGGCCTGCCTCTGGTTCTTCGCCAAGGACAAGGGACCGCAGGGCGCGAAAAGGCTCGCGGACCGGCGTGGTGAGGTGCTCTTCATCAACGCGCAGAACATGGGCACGATGGTCGACCGCACCGAGCGCGTCCTGACCGAGGAGGACATCGCAAGGATTGCCGGCGTCTATCACGCATGGCGCGGCACGGCGTCGGCCCGGACCGATGATCGGAAGTACGAGGACGAGCCTGGCTTCTGCTACTCGGCGACTCTGGACGCGATCCGCGAACACAATCACGTTCTTGCCCCTGGTCGCTATGTCGGAGCCGCCGAGGTCGACGCCACGGGTGAGGAACCTCTTCCCGAAAAGATCGAGCGCCTAAAGAAGGATCTGTACGCCCTCTTCGATGAGTCGGCTCGGGTGGAGCAGGTTGCTCGTATGCAGCTGGAGCGCCTTGATGTCTGA
- a CDS encoding DivIVA domain-containing protein produces MSGRNQRPGATYRSLAYTSLLPWQVRERRFKSVGLGRRGLDPADVYDFLDRVAGDMATVYAALAASRRETAVIKDALRRWQSEQARTRAAQGPEA; encoded by the coding sequence ATGAGCGGCCGCAACCAGCGACCGGGGGCGACCTACCGCTCCTTGGCGTACACCAGTCTGCTGCCGTGGCAGGTGCGCGAGCGCCGTTTCAAGTCGGTCGGGCTCGGACGCCGCGGCTTGGACCCGGCCGATGTGTACGACTTCCTCGACCGGGTCGCCGGTGACATGGCCACCGTCTACGCGGCCCTGGCCGCCAGCCGCCGGGAGACCGCCGTCATCAAGGACGCGCTGCGTCGCTGGCAGTCCGAGCAGGCCCGCACCCGCGCCGCCCAGGGGCCCGAGGCATGA
- a CDS encoding DUF397 domain-containing protein has product MTDLSGAVWRKSTRSGGNGGECVEVATNLPGIVAVRDSKDPDGPTLTLHPQAWTAFVNGTKHDAAARQ; this is encoded by the coding sequence ATGACTGACCTCAGCGGCGCTGTGTGGCGCAAGAGCACCCGCAGCGGCGGCAACGGCGGCGAGTGCGTCGAGGTCGCCACCAACCTCCCCGGCATCGTCGCCGTGCGCGACTCCAAGGACCCGGACGGGCCAACGCTGACGCTGCACCCACAGGCTTGGACGGCCTTCGTCAACGGCACGAAGCACGACGCGGCCGCGCGCCAGTGA